Proteins encoded in a region of the Epinephelus lanceolatus isolate andai-2023 chromosome 20, ASM4190304v1, whole genome shotgun sequence genome:
- the rpl7 gene encoding large ribosomal subunit protein uL30: MADAEKKVPAVPESLLKRRKAFATMKAMRIKKMLAEKKARKVTRKLIYKRAEKYHKEYRQMYRREIRLGRTARKVGNFYVPAEPKLAFVIRIRGINGVSPKVRKVLQLLRLRQIFNGVFVKLNKASINMLRIAEPYIAWGYPNLKSVRELIYKRGHGRMRKQRIALTDNALVEKALGKYGIICVEDLIHEIYTVGKNFKPANNFLWPFKLSSPRGGMNKKTTHFVEGGDAGNREDQINRMIRRMN; this comes from the exons ATGGCGGACGCAGA aaaaaaagtaccGGCGGTCCCTGAGAGCCTTTTGAAAAGGCGAAAGGCCTTCGCCACCATGAAGGCCATGCGCATCAAGAAGATGCTGGCTGAGAAAAAG GCCCGCAAAGTGACCAGGAAACTGATCTACAAGAGAGCCGAGAAGTACCACAAGGAGTACAGACAGATGTACAGGCGTGAGATCCGTCTGGGTCGTACTGCTCGCAAAGTGGGAAACTTCTACGTGCCAGCTGAGCCCAAACTGGCCTTTGTTATCAGGATCAGAGG TATCAATGGCGTCAGCCCCAAGGTCCGCAAGGTTCTGCAGCTGCTCCGTCTGCGCCAGATCTTCAACGGTGTGTTCGTCAAGCTGAACAAGGCTTCAATCAACATGCTCAGGATCGCCGAGCCTTACATCGCTTGGGG ATACCCCAACCTGAAGTCTGTGCGTGAGCTCATCTACAAACGTGGCCATGGCAGGATGAGGAAACAGCGCATCGCCCTCACAGACAACGCTCTGGTGGAGAAGGCTCTCG GCAAATATGGCATCATCTGCGTCGAGGACCTCATCCATGAGATTTACACAGTTGGAAAGAACTTCAAGCCCGCCAACAACTTCCTGTGGCCCTTCAAGCTGTCTTCACCCCGCGGCGGTATGAACAAGAAGACCACACACTTTGTGGAGGGAGGAGATGCTGGCAACAGGGAGGACCAGATCAACAGAATGATCAGGAGGATGAACTGA